ACTAAATCAATTTCTTCCTCTTCTTCAAAGGTATCGACATAGCGGGGGATATTCAGGTTGTAATCGTTTTCCTGGATTTCTTTTAAACTGGCGACGTAGGCGTATTTATCGACATTTTCGCCACCACGATAGGTGTTAACGATTTTATCGATATTGTCTTGAGTAAGTAGGTTTTGGTTTTTGCCGGCTTTAAATTCTCGGCTGCCATCGATAAACATGACGGAATCATCTTGTTTATCACGAGCAAATAATAAAATAGCCGCTGGTATACCCGTGCCGTAAAATAATTTTTCTGGCAGGCCAATTACGGCATCTAATAAATTTTCGTCAATTAATTGCTTGCGGATTTTCCCTTCACTGCTGCCGCGGAATAATACGCCATGGGGGACTACTACACCCATTCGACCAGTGGTGGGGTTGAGGGTTTCGATCATATGCAGGATAAAGGCATAGTCCCCTTTGGTTTTAGGTGGAATGCCTCGGCGGAACCGGCTGAATTTATCGTGCTCTGCTTCGTCATTCCCCCACTTATCTAGCGAGAAGGGCGGGTTGGCAGTAACAATATCAAACAGCATTAAATTCCCGTTTTTATCCAGCAGCTTGGGGTTGCGGATGGTGTCGCCCCATTCAACTTTGTGGTTGTCTTCACCGTGCAAAAACATGTTCATTTTGGCTAATGACCAGGTTGAGCCAATCGCTTCCTGGCCGTACAGTTCATAGTTTTTGCTGTTGTGGTGCTCTTTTACTTTTCGGCCACATTTCATTAATAACGAGCCGGAACCGCAGGCTGGGTCGCAAATGGTATCGCCGGGCCTTGGGTCCAGCAACTCAGCAATCAGCTCGGATACTTCAGGTGGGGTATAAAACTCACCAGCTTTTTGTCCGCCGCTGGCAGCAAAGTTTTTGATTAAGTATTCGTAGGCATTACCAATGACATCCAGTGAACCGACCCGGCTGGGCTTCAGGTTGAGTTCAGGTTTGGCAAAGTCTTCTAGCAGGTGGCGTAAGATGGTGTTCTTTTGTTTTTCTTCACCGAGCCGGTCAGTGTTAAAAGATATATCCTGGAATACACTCTTACCGGCGTCTTTTAATTTGTTGCCATTCGCTTCTTCAATCGCATGCAGTGCCTGGTCAATGCGCTCACCATTACCAGGCTCGTGGCGGTGTTCCCAGAGTGTGTAAAAGCTGGCGGATTTGGGGAGCACAAAGCGCTCTTGCTTCATTAGCTCTTCAATCAACGCTGGCTCGTCACCATGTTCTTTTTGGTATGCTTCATAATGGTCTTGCCATACATCACTGATGTACTTCAAGAACAGCATAGCCAGAATAAAGTCTTTATAGGTATCGGCACTGATGGTACCTCTGAAGGTATCACAGGCTGCCCATAAGGCCTTGTTGATAGAATCTTGATTGATGGATGTCATACCTATAAACCTAACTTAATATTTAGTTTAGGGTTTTGTATAAAAAATGTTCTATAAAACAGTTGAAGCAATAAAATATGCGCAGACTGCCCTCGGATTATACCAAGTCTATATAACTGCGACACTTTATGTTGTATTCATAAAGAGGTCAAAGCGCTATGGCGTGCTTGTGTTTTCTGGTGGTTAAAGACAGCTGAGTTAAGCTATTAAAATTGAAATCTAACCTTCAATTACTGTTTTTTTTTGCACATAGATTTTATCTAACCTAAAGAAACACTACTTAACAACATTGGTTAAACTGAATGTCATTGTCATAGGTTAAAAATCAAAAGAACTATTTTTAGTGTTTCAAATACATCATAAAATTTTTAAGGACAAACCATGATCAAAGCCTACGCCGCTTTAGAACCGAAAGGTAAATTAACTGAATTTGAATATGACCCTGGTGAGTTGGGGCCTCAGGAAGTTGAGATTGATGTGGATTATTGCGGTATTTGTCACTCAGATTTATCGATGATTAATAATGAATGGGGGTTATCTGAATATCCACTGGTTGCTGGGCATGAAGTGGTTGGTCGGGTTGCTCAAGTGGGTGAGCATGTTACCCATTTACAGGCGGGTCAGTTGGTTGGATTAGGTTGGCATGCTGACTATTGCCAGGCTTGCTCACACTGTAATGCGGGGGATCATAATTTGTGTTTAACCGCTCAAGGCACCATTGTGGGACATCATGGTGGCTTTGCAGATAAGGTGCGGGCTAATGCCAAATGTGTGGTGCCGCTACCAGAAGGTATTGATGTAAAGTCGGCAGGCCCATTGTTTTGCGGTGGCATCACGGTGTTTAATCCATTGGTTCAGTTTGATATTAAACCAACGGATAAGGTGGCGGTAATCGGTATTGGGGGCTTAGGGCATCTAGCTTTGCAGTTTTTGAATGCTTGGGGTTGTGAGGTGACAGCATTTACCTCTAGCGAGCGTAAGGCTGAAGAAGCGAAGTCGCTCGGTGCTCACTATACCCTTAACTCTCGGGATGCAGCAGCCGTTGAGGCTGCTGCGAATTGTTTTGACTATCTTATATCGACGGTCAATGTGAAGCTGGATTGGAATCTTTACTTATCAACTCTTAAGCCCAAAGGACGGCTACATTTTGTAGGGGCTACTCTTGAGCCACTGGATATCAATGTGTTCGGATTGATAATGCAACAACGTTCTATTTCAGGGTCTCCGGTAGGCAGTCCTGGCACTATTGCGAAAATGCTGGAGTTTGCGGCTCAGCATGACATTAAACCAATGGTAGAAATGTATAAATTTGATCAAGTCAATGAAGCTCTGGCCCATTTAGATAGTGGAAAAGCGCGTTATCGAATTGTCTTGGAGAGGTAATAGTTGTTATCTCCAGAGATTTAAGGGCGCCTCTAAAAATCTACTTTTTCTGCGATAGCTGTGTCAGCTCCGTACTCAGGTCCTCATGTATGACTTATACATTGTGGCCCTCCGTGCGGAGCTTCCTTGCTCTCACAAAAAAATCACTATTTTTAGAGGTGCCCTTAAGAGTTACTTAGGAGAAAACTGTGAAGCTTGTCAGTATTTTTTAGGTACTAATACCTACCACTAAGCCTGCTTTTTTCGGTGTTTTGCGCGAATGAAATTGTGTTTTTGAACCGCATCATACTTACCCAATCTACTTTGTTACACGCGTCATACTAATTAGATTAGGTTGTTTGAATATTGATCAGCTCTGGTATCTTATCCACATTGTTTAAGAACTTGAATATTAACTTTCTATTAGCCAGGGTTTGAGCAATGTTGAAAAAAGTAGCTTCAATTTCAGTTTTATTAGGTTTATTTTCCCTTCCTTTTACAGCAGCAGCTGACAATACCGCTATTAAAGATAGTATTTGGAATGATAAAAATGCTAATGGTATTCAAGAAGAAAATGAGCCTGGAATTAACGGCGCTGCTGTTCAATTACTAACTTGTAAATCAAGCAAACCTGTTGCTTCTACTGTGACTGTTTTAAATGGAAATTATCAGTTTACAGGCATTAAACAAGGTAATTATAAAATTCGGTTTGTTTTAAAAAGTGGTACAGAATTTACTTATAATGGCCCGCAAATGGTTGGTGGGGTGAGCAACAAAGTGGTTGTATCTCCTTGGAATGCCTGCTAATAACCAACTGATTTAATATTCATTGCTTCTTACCTGTTGGGGTGGCTGTTGCCACCCCAATCACTAAAATAAAATGCCCTTCCTTCTAACCCAATAACTCTCTTTACTTTCATTTCCTTATAAAAATTATTTGATTGGCGTCATACTTTAGGTGAATAGCCTAGTCGGAAAAGTTTACACTCGGCAGTCACTAAAGTGTTAAAGTACTGTAATTATAGAGAAATTTAGTGCTGGCCTGATACTTGCTACATACCCTGTTCCTTTTTCCTACCTAGTTATTGAAGCTTTTTGGTGGGCTGGAATTTTAAAAAGTAGGTCAATAATTTACTAAGGAGTATTAAGAAGTGAAAATAACTAAAATAGGACTAATCGCTGGCGCACTTACCTTTGTTGGCATGCAGGCTCAGGCTGGTTTAATTAAGATTAATGATCAATATAATGTCGATTCGAATGATTTGGTAGCATCAGTAAGCTATCAGGGTGCTAACTTTGGGGCTGGGCAACATCGAGTGGGTGATGATAATCCACTTTCTGGTACCTATACCTTCTGGCCTCATGGTAATTCCATGAATAAAAATCTTACCTTGACTTATGCAAACCCAATTAAAAACAGAGCAGGGAAGGATGGTGCTATTTTCATGTACCGTCCTAATATTATTTGGGGCGGTACTATTGGCGTAACCATTAATGGAGTTTATCAGGATATTTTTGCTGATAACTTAATTGGTCCTGGGGTAAGTACGGCTAATCAACGTAAAGGGGTTTTTGCTGGCCTATTTGACCTTTCTGATTTTGGTCTTTCCATTGGTGAGAGTATTAATAGCATCCAAATTTCAGCTTCTCGCAAAACTTTTGGAGCTTATAACGGTAGGCTGATTAATGTTGAAATCGGTAATGGCTCTGATGTGCAATTTGCTGGTGCTGGTGGCCTTCATTTTGTTGACCCAGTAAATCCAGTGCCTGTTCCAGGTAGTATTGCTTTATTAGGACTTGGTTTAGGCTTATCTGTGATTAGGTTAAAAAAGCGTAAAAAAACAGCTTAATTTAATCCATTAATTATAGTCTAAATAAAAAAGGGTATACATTGTATACCCTTTTTTTGTTTTATACTGAAGTTATTTTATCTCGACGTTAATGCTTTTCTAGCCCGCTTAACTGCAGCTTTAACCTGCGCTGGTGCTGTTCCACCAATGTGGTTTCGTGCATTGACTGAACCTTCCAGAGTTAGTACATCGAACACATCGTTTTCAATAATATCTGAAAATTGCTGTAACTCTGCCAAGCTCATTTCGGAAAGGTCTTTAGTTTGTGCAATACCATAAGCAACGGCTTTACCTACCACTTCGTGGGCATCGCGGAAGGGCATTTGCTTTTTCACCAAATAATCGGCTAAATCAGTTGCAGTGGAAAAACCACGTTTTGCGGCTTCATACATATTGGCTTTGTTCGCTTTTATGGCAGGCACCATATCAGCATAGGCACGTAAACAGCCTTTTAAGTTATCCACAGTATCAAAGAGTGGCTCTTTGTCTTCTTGATTATCTTTGTTATAGGCTAATGGTTGAGATTTCATTAGCGTCAGTAATGAAATTAAATGGCCGGTTATACGCCCTGTTTTACCTCTAACCAATTCAGGTACATCGGGATTTTTCTTTTGTGGCAT
This genomic interval from Spartinivicinus ruber contains the following:
- a CDS encoding SdrD B-like domain-containing protein, which codes for MLKKVASISVLLGLFSLPFTAAADNTAIKDSIWNDKNANGIQEENEPGINGAAVQLLTCKSSKPVASTVTVLNGNYQFTGIKQGNYKIRFVLKSGTEFTYNGPQMVGGVSNKVVVSPWNAC
- a CDS encoding PEP-CTERM sorting domain-containing protein (PEP-CTERM proteins occur, often in large numbers, in the proteomes of bacteria that also encode an exosortase, a predicted intramembrane cysteine proteinase. The presence of a PEP-CTERM domain at a protein's C-terminus predicts cleavage within the sorting domain, followed by covalent anchoring to some some component of the (usually Gram-negative) cell surface. Many PEP-CTERM proteins exhibit an unusual sequence composition that includes large numbers of potential glycosylation sites. Expression of one such protein has been shown restore the ability of a bacterium to form floc, a type of biofilm.) → MKITKIGLIAGALTFVGMQAQAGLIKINDQYNVDSNDLVASVSYQGANFGAGQHRVGDDNPLSGTYTFWPHGNSMNKNLTLTYANPIKNRAGKDGAIFMYRPNIIWGGTIGVTINGVYQDIFADNLIGPGVSTANQRKGVFAGLFDLSDFGLSIGESINSIQISASRKTFGAYNGRLINVEIGNGSDVQFAGAGGLHFVDPVNPVPVPGSIALLGLGLGLSVIRLKKRKKTA
- the ahr gene encoding NADPH-dependent aldehyde reductase Ahr, whose amino-acid sequence is MIKAYAALEPKGKLTEFEYDPGELGPQEVEIDVDYCGICHSDLSMINNEWGLSEYPLVAGHEVVGRVAQVGEHVTHLQAGQLVGLGWHADYCQACSHCNAGDHNLCLTAQGTIVGHHGGFADKVRANAKCVVPLPEGIDVKSAGPLFCGGITVFNPLVQFDIKPTDKVAVIGIGGLGHLALQFLNAWGCEVTAFTSSERKAEEAKSLGAHYTLNSRDAAAVEAAANCFDYLISTVNVKLDWNLYLSTLKPKGRLHFVGATLEPLDINVFGLIMQQRSISGSPVGSPGTIAKMLEFAAQHDIKPMVEMYKFDQVNEALAHLDSGKARYRIVLER
- a CDS encoding type I restriction-modification system subunit M, with product MTSINQDSINKALWAACDTFRGTISADTYKDFILAMLFLKYISDVWQDHYEAYQKEHGDEPALIEELMKQERFVLPKSASFYTLWEHRHEPGNGERIDQALHAIEEANGNKLKDAGKSVFQDISFNTDRLGEEKQKNTILRHLLEDFAKPELNLKPSRVGSLDVIGNAYEYLIKNFAASGGQKAGEFYTPPEVSELIAELLDPRPGDTICDPACGSGSLLMKCGRKVKEHHNSKNYELYGQEAIGSTWSLAKMNMFLHGEDNHKVEWGDTIRNPKLLDKNGNLMLFDIVTANPPFSLDKWGNDEAEHDKFSRFRRGIPPKTKGDYAFILHMIETLNPTTGRMGVVVPHGVLFRGSSEGKIRKQLIDENLLDAVIGLPEKLFYGTGIPAAILLFARDKQDDSVMFIDGSREFKAGKNQNLLTQDNIDKIVNTYRGGENVDKYAYVASLKEIQENDYNLNIPRYVDTFEEEEEIDLVSVRQEREQLKAQLAALEVEMAGYLEELGYDV